Proteins found in one Pyrus communis chromosome 15, drPyrComm1.1, whole genome shotgun sequence genomic segment:
- the LOC137718549 gene encoding RING-H2 finger protein ATL38-like produces MKYNIHAVLLWMLSFLLLSQLITAQTTAPSLPQANGSSSSKFDIKLAVVMVVLVLVFFILGFLSVYTRQCAQTRLHGRMVRNGSRMARGLDPAVIETFPAFIYSDVKALKLGQDALECAVCLQEFQDHETLRLIPKCDHVFHPDCIDTWLLSHSTCPVCRTYLVPKPGEEPYTWVDPTEEDIESGQPETGPCTAEAPSPPLPSHMPPRQVSVRMVEDQIKEEESPSPAPPVFINLVNGSEATNQRGPPRSRSTGFGPPRSRSTGMRFTEILFPRSHSTGHSLVQPGENVEKFTLRLPDEVRAQLVNSALIRSRSTNVAFPRAGSVRKGLRSESGRGKIPGLYERSDPSSRSNRSGRSSRWAFSLLPPFVSRNGSVRNQVGDNDVATVSAAGPSELNRAPAPLDNNSGDQRSTDALRAKDRV; encoded by the exons ATGAAATACAACATTCATGCCGTCTTGCTATGGATGCTCAGCTTCCTCCTGTTGTCGCAGCTGATCACAGCCCAAACGACAGCGCCTTCTCTGCCGCAAGCCAACGGCTCAAGCTCGTCGAAATTCGACATCAAGTTggcggtggtgatggtggttcTCGTACTTGTATTCTTCATCTTGGGCTTCCTCTCCGTCTACACCCGTCAGTGCGCCCAGACCCGCCTCCACGGGCGCATGGTTCGAAACGGTTCCCGCATGGCGCGTGGCCTTGACCCCGCCGTCATCGAAACCTTCCCCGCCTTCATATACTCCGATGTCAAGGCGCTCAAGCTCGGGCAGGACGCTCTTGAATGTGCCGTATGTTTACAGGAGTTTCAAGACCATGAAACGCTGCGTTTGATCCCCAAGTGCGATCACGTATTCCACCCCGATTGTATTGACACGTGGCTGCTCTCTCATTCGACTTGCCCGGTGTGCCGGACTTACCTGGTTCCTAAACCCGGAGAAGAGCCATACACTTGGGTTGATCCGACTGAAGAGGATATCGAGTCGGGTCAACCTGAGACTGGGCCGTGTACAGCAGAAGCACCCTCACCTCCACTGCCGTCGCATATGCCACCCCGCCAAGTGTCAGTTCGGATGGTAGAAGATCAAATCAAAGAGGAGGAATCTCCATCTCCAGCACCTCCAGTGTTTATCAATTTGGTGAATGGAAGTGAGGCAACCAATCAAAGAGGTCCACCTCGGTCTAGGTCAACGGGTTTTGGACCGCCTCGGTCGAGATCAACGGGGATGCGGTTCACCGAAATATTATTTCCACGATCACATTCGACCGGACACTCGCTGGTTCAACCGGGTGAGAACGTCGAAAAGTTTACACTAAGATTACCGGACGAGGTACGGGCTCAACTTGTGAATTCAGCCTTGATTCGTAGCAGGAGTACCAACGTGGCATTCCCAAGGGCCGGCAGTGTGAGAAAAGGTTTAAGAAGTGAGAGTGGGCGTGGAAAAATCCCCGGTTTGTATGAACGGTCTGACCCAAGTTCGCGTTCGAACCGGTCGGGGCGATCGAGCCGCTGGGCTTTCTCATTGCTGCCGCCTTTTGTGTCTCGGAACGGGTCCGTTAGGAACCAAGTTGGTGATAACGACGTTGCAACTGTGTCGGCAGCCGGGCCATCGGAATTGAATAGAGCACC AGCACCGTTGGACAATAATAGTGGCGATCAACGATCAACTGATGCCTTGCGGGCGAAGGATCGTGTTTAA
- the LOC137718827 gene encoding protein DETOXIFICATION 27-like, whose amino-acid sequence MGIVDREEEVHLHQSLLAESSSKNTTTTDDDQQNTHLWSRVWIESKKLWRVVGPAIIGRLSSFSMIVITQAFAGHLGVVELASISIANNVIVGFTFGLLLGMASALETLCGQAFGAKRHHMLGIYLQRSWIVLFLCCILLSPIYIFASPILKLLGQSDDVAEMSGVVSLWLLPMHFSYAFFFPLQRFLQSQLKNFVTLWVALVVLVFHALISWLFVYVLDFGVVGAAIALDISWWVSFFVLLGYVTCGWCPLSWTGFSMEAFSGLWEFVKLSTASGVMLCLEFWYYRILILMTGHLQNATLSVDALSVCMTMNAWELMIHLAFFAGTGVRVSNELGAGNGQAAKFAAKVSVAESSLIALFFCILIIAFRDNFGYIFTTSSDVIQRVNKMSYILGITILLNGVQPVLSGVAVGSGWQAWVAYINLFCYYVIGLPLGFVMGWVADLGVTGIWGGMILGGTAVQTVILGIVTSRRDWEKEAQKASQRVNKWSTPNPDDQTEEQQYT is encoded by the exons ATGGGAATCGTTGACAGAGAAGAAGAAGTTCATCTTCACCAATCTCTATTAGCAGAATCATCAAGCAAAAACACTACTACTACTGATGATGATCAACAAAATACACACCTTTGGTCAAGAGTTTGGATAGAATCCAAGAAACTATGGCGCGTGGTCGGTCCTGCCATCATCGGCCGTTTGTCTTCCTTCTCCATGATCGTCATAACACAAGCCTTTGCCGGACACCTTGGTGTGGTTGAACTCGCTTCCATTTCCATTGCCAACAATGTCATTGTCGGCTTCACTTTTGGTCTCCTG TTAGGCATGGCAAGCGCACTAGAGACACTATGTGGGCAGGCTTTTGGGGCGAAGAGGCACCATATGTTGGGGATATACCTCCAAAGGTCATGGATTGTGTTGTTCCTATGTTGCATTCTGCTCTCGCCTATATACATTTTCGCCTCTCCGATTCTGAAACTATTAGGACAGTCCGATGACGTTGCAGAGATGTCGGGAGTGGTGTCTTTGTGGCTTTTACCCATGCACTTCAGCTATGCGTTTTTTTTCCCATTGCAGAGGTTCTTGCAGAGCCAGCTGAAGAACTTTGTGACTTTGTGGGTTGCCTTGGTGGTTTTGGTGTTTCATGCCTTGATAAGTTGGCTTTTTGTGTATGTTTTAGACTTTGGGGTTGTGGGTGCTGCTATTGCTTTGGATATCTCTTGGTGGGTTTCCTTTTTCGTGCTACTAGGATATGTGACATGTGGTTGGTGTCCACTCAGTTGGACTGGTTTCTCTATGGAGGCCTTTTCTGGCCTTTGGGAATTTGTCAAACTATCTACTGCTTCTGGGGTCATGCTTTG CTTGGAATTTTGGTACTACAGAATCTTGATATTGATGACTGGACACTTACAGAACGCGACTCTTTCTGTGGAtgccttatcagtttg CATGACTATGAATGCTTGGGAGCTCATGATTCATTTAGCCTTCTTCGCTGGAACTGg AGTAAGAGTATCGAATGAGCTGGGTGCTGGAAATGGTCAGGCAGCAAAATTTGCAGCAAAAGTATCTGTGGCAGAATCCAGCTTGATTGCCCTATTCTTCTGCATACTTATTATTGCATTCCGTGATAATTTTGGATACATATTCACAACAAGCAGTGATGTCATCCAACGAGTTAATAAAATGTCTTACATCCTGGGTATCACAATTCTACTTAACGGTGTTCAACCCGTCTTGTCAG GAGTAGCTGTAGGCTCAGGATGGCAGGCATGGGTGGCATACATAAATCTTTTCTGCTACTACGTTATTGGGCTCCCTCTAGGATTTGTAATGGGATGGGTCGCTGACTTGGGTGTTACG GGCATATGGGGTGGGATGATCCTTGGCGGAACTGCTGTCCAAACAGTGATTTTGGGCATCGTGACATCGCGACGTGATTGGGAAAAAGAG GCTCAGAAGGCCAGCCAGCGTGTAAATAAGTGGTCAACTCCTAATCCAGATGATCAGACAGAGGAGCAACAATATACATGA
- the LOC137717145 gene encoding uncharacterized protein, producing MVNLAKLNFAALDIIGKNYLTWVLDTKIYLEAGNLGDTIREENISSSQDRAKATIFIRRHLDEGLKREYLTVEDLITSHMKLCGDTITEEDMLEKNFSTFHASNMLLQQQYRARGFTEYNHLISVLLVAEQNNELLMKNHQSQPTGSVPFPEVNAASLEMNATFFGGDNHK from the exons atggTGAACTTGGCAAAGCTCAATTTTGCTGCCCTGGACATTATTGGGAAGAATTACCTTACGTGGgtactggataccaagatctatctggaagcagggaatcttggagataccatTAGGGAAGAAAACATCTCATCTTCTCAAGATCGGGCGAAGGCCACGATCTTTATTCGTCGCCATCTTGATGAGGGACTAAAGAGGGAGtacttaacggttgaagatcT aattacctctcatatgaagctctgtggggataccattactgaggaagatatgctggaaaagaatttcagcacatttcatgcctcTAACATGCTCCTGCAACAACAGTATAGAGCGCGAGGCTTCACTGAATACAACCACCTAATATCTGTGCTCTTGGTagctgaacaaaacaatgagctcctgatgaaaaatcatcagtccCAACCTACTGGATCTGtaccattcccagaagtgaatgctgcttcTCTTGAAATGAATGCCACATTTTTTGGTGGCGATAATCATAAATGA
- the LOC137717144 gene encoding protein DETOXIFICATION 27-like — MDRQKYSLLEIESSSTSEMKKIATDFLSRVWIESKKLWHIVGPDIINRLAGYSMTVITQAFAGHLGDVELASISIANNIIVGFGYGLLLGMASALATLCGQTFGAKKYHMLGIYMQRSWIVLFSCCILLLPVYLYASPILKLIGQSDEVAEQSGAVALWLIPLHFSYAFQFPLQRFLQCQLKNFVTLWVSLAVLVLHSVTTWVLVSVLDFGVVGAAIALDISCWACGLGLFWYVVSGGCPLSWVGFSIQAFSGIWEFAKYSAASGVLLCLEFWSYKILILMTGFLEEATLAVDALSICTTINVWDLMIHLAFLVGTAVRVANELGSGNGKAAKFAQQVSMAQSASIGLCLCVLVIMFHHKFAHVFTSSPDVIEAVDQMSYLLAVTVLLNSVQSVLAGVVVGSGWQAWVAYISLFSYYIFGLPLAFVMGSALHFGVSGIWGGMIFGGTAVQTAILAIVTLRHDWEMEAQKAMQRVNNWSTSNRDNKLEEHK, encoded by the exons ATGGACCGCCAAAAATATTCCCTATTGGAGATAGAATCATCAAGTACTTCTGAGATGAAGAAAATAGCGACTGACTTTTTATCAAGAGTGTGGATAGAGTCCAAGAAACTATGGCACATTGTAGGTCCTGATATCATTAACCGCTTGGCTGGCTACTCCATGACTGTCATCACCCAAGCCTTTGCTGGCCACCTTGGCGATGTTGAACTTGCTTCCATTTCCATCGCAAACAATATCATTGTTGGCTTTGGTTATGGTCTCTTG TTGGGGATGGCAAGCGCTCTAGCCACTCTATGTGGGCAGacttttggtgccaaaaagtaCCACATGCTGGGCATATACATGCAAAGGTCATGGATTGTGCTGTTTTCGTGCTGCATTCTTCTGTTGCCTGTGTACCTATACGCGTCTCCGATTCTGAAACTAATTGGACAGTCTGATGAGGTGGCGGAGCAGTCTGGGGCGGTGGCTTTGTGGCTCATACCCTTGCACTTCAGCTATGCATTTCAGTTCCCATTGCAGAGGTTCTTGCAGTGCCAGCTCAAGAACTTTGTGACCTTGTGGGTTTCGTTGGCGGTTTTGGTGCTTCATTCAGTAACAACTTGGGTTTTGGTGAGTGTGTTGGATTTTGGAGTTGTGGGTGCTGCCATTGCTCTGGATATCTCATGCTGGGCTTGCggtttggggctgttttggtaTGTTGTGTCTGGTGGTTGTCCATTGAGTTGGGTTGGTTTCTCAATACAAGCATTTTCTGGGATTTGGGAATTTGCCAAATATTCTGCTGCTTCTGGGGTCCTGCTGTG cTTGGAATTCTGGAGCTATAAAATCCTTATACTGATGACTGGGTTCTTAGAGGAAGCAACTCTTGCTGTGGATGCCTTGTCAATATG CACGACTATAAATGTATGGGACCTCATGATTCATTTGGCTTTCTTGGTTGGCACGGC AGTTAGGGTGGCAAATGAGCTGGGATCCGGAAATGGGAAGGCAGCTAAATTTGCACAACAGGTTTCAATGGCACAATCTGCTTCAATCGGTCTATGCTTATGTGTACTTGTTATCATGTTCCATCACAAATTCGCCCACGTATTCACTTCGAGTCCTGATGTCATCGAAGCAGTTGATCAAATGTCGTATCTCTTGGCCGTAACAGTTCTACTTAACAGTGTTCAATCCGTCTTGGCAG GAGTGGTGGTGGGGTCAGGATGGCAAGCATGGGTGGCATATATAAGTCTTTTCTCCTACTACATTTTTGGGCTCCCACTTGCATTTGTAATGGGATCGGCTCTCCACTTCGGTGTTTCG GGTATATGGGGTGGGATGATCTTTGGTGGAACTGCTGTGCAAACAGCGATATTGGCCATCGTGACATTAAGACATGATTGGGAAATGGAG GCTCAGAAGGCAATGCAGCGTGTGAACAACTGGTCGACTTCTAACCGAGACAATAAATTAGAGGAACATAAATAA
- the LOC137718624 gene encoding putative clathrin assembly protein At4g40080, translating into MARIKFIGILKDKASILKATLCINGRVSVHLAVLRATTHDPSRPPSETRIASVLALGLSSRLTACACIEALMDRLHVTRSAFVALKCLLTIHNIISRGSFILKDQLAYYPCFGGYNFLNLSMFCDNSDLCMLEYSSWVRWYAGVIEQNLMVSRAIGYYFNSTKTDGNKRDKEEKALALLDSDLAMEIEVLVEFVVRICDAPDSLELQKNNLVYEVVRAAGEDYRSIQREIVVRVKEVGDRIDSVEGLSSDELTRLIDALERLESCKGKLMLLFVNRKRNDGLWELVKETKARLVEMQEKREEKRVVVFMGRNESAESTQCWNPFLEPGQLLLLPSGGAWVGLGPTPIAI; encoded by the coding sequence ATGGCCCGAATCAAATTCATTGGCATCCTGAAAGACAAAGCCTCAATCCTCAAAGCGACTCTATGCATCAACGGCCGAGTCTCCGTACACCTCGCTGTCCTCCGCGCCACCACCCATGACCCGTCAAGGCCGCCTTCAGAGACACGAATCGCCTCCGTGCTCGCCCTAGGGCTTTCCTCCCGCCTCACTGCATGCGCATGCATCGAGGCCCTCATGGACCGACTCCACGTCACTCGGAGCGCCTTTGTTGCCCTAAAATGCCTCCTCACAATTCATAACATTATATCAAGAGGGTCTTTTATTCTCAAAGACCAGCTTGCTTATTACCCTTGTTTTGGGGGATACAATTTTTTGAATCTCTCCATGTTTTGTGACAATTCCGATTTGTGCATGCTGGAATATTCATCTTGGGTCAGATGGTACGCCGGTGTGATCGAGCAGAATCTCATGGTGTCTAGAGCAATTGGGTATTATTTCAATTCGACAAAAACCGATGGTAATAAAAGAGACAAGGAAGAGAAGGCACTTGCTCTTTTGGACTCGGATTTGGCAATGGAGATTGAAGTGCTTGTGGAATTTGTGGTACGAATTTGCGACGCACCCGATTCATTAGAACTTCAGAAGAACAATTTGGTATACGAAGTGGTGAGAGCAGCGGGCGAAGATTACAGGTCGATTCAGCGTGAAATTGTTGTCCGAGTCAAGGAAGTTGGAGATAGAATCGACTCAGTTGAGGGTTTGAGTTCGGATGAGTTGACTCGGTTGATTGACGCATTGGAGAGGCTGGAGAGTTGCAAGGGGAAGTTGATGCTATTGTTTGTGAACAGGAAGAGGAATGATGGGTTGTGGGAGTTGGTGAAGGAGACGAAGGCTAGGCTTGTGGAGATGCAGGAGAAGCGAGAGGAGAAGAGAGTGGTGGTTTTTATGGGTAGGAACGAGTCAGCCGAGTCGACTCAATGTTGGAACCCATTTCTTGAACCAGGACAGTTGTTGCTGTTACCATCTGGTGGTGCGTGGGTAGGCTTGGGACCGACACCAATAGCCATTTGA